From a single Candidatus Zixiibacteriota bacterium genomic region:
- a CDS encoding cation:proton antiporter, giving the protein MPVISLSFGDLPLQVYELLSVGMVILLGLLGGKVFHRFKIPRVTGYMLTGLVLGPSVLGLLSSETLVDIRMVNDIALGLILFAIGGEIELQHLKAMGLRVIYIALAESAGAFAAVFIFSFLISRDWSLAVLLGSISIATAPGVTLLVIREYRGRGPLTDTLLAVVAINNVLCLIVFRLIFAVYSLDQGIELVEIVYELFKELLGSILIGGAVAAAITFWEQKIDDLSELLLVIIGGLLVGIGLAKTIGISHLMVCLIIGAITNNLSMMHRLVYGELRQTEMPFYIAFFVLSGASLHLGELTGLGILGTAYLVMRPAGKYLGSYLAGRRYKAEPQVINNLGMALLPQTGVAIGLVITVSESHPEMGRVIGTVILSSIIVYEGIGPFLTRLALSRAGEIHLQE; this is encoded by the coding sequence TTGCCAGTCATAAGCCTTTCATTCGGGGATTTGCCGTTGCAGGTGTATGAATTACTCAGTGTCGGAATGGTGATTCTGCTGGGACTTCTGGGCGGAAAGGTTTTTCACCGCTTCAAAATTCCCCGCGTAACCGGATATATGCTGACCGGTCTGGTCCTTGGACCATCGGTCCTGGGACTGCTTTCATCGGAGACGCTGGTCGATATCCGGATGGTCAACGATATTGCCCTGGGATTGATTCTTTTCGCCATCGGGGGCGAAATCGAACTCCAGCACCTGAAAGCTATGGGGCTCCGAGTGATTTATATCGCCCTGGCCGAAAGCGCCGGCGCTTTTGCCGCCGTTTTCATTTTCTCTTTTCTCATCTCGCGAGACTGGTCGCTGGCCGTTTTACTGGGGTCTATAAGTATTGCCACGGCGCCGGGAGTCACCCTGCTGGTTATCAGGGAGTACCGGGGCCGCGGCCCGCTGACGGATACTCTGCTGGCGGTGGTGGCCATTAATAATGTTCTCTGCCTGATCGTTTTCCGTCTAATTTTCGCGGTCTATTCTCTGGATCAGGGCATTGAATTGGTCGAAATTGTTTACGAATTGTTTAAGGAACTGCTCGGCTCGATTTTGATCGGAGGCGCGGTGGCGGCCGCGATTACATTCTGGGAACAGAAAATCGATGATTTATCGGAACTTCTGCTGGTCATAATAGGGGGGCTTCTGGTGGGTATCGGTCTGGCCAAGACCATTGGAATATCACACCTGATGGTTTGTTTGATTATCGGGGCGATTACCAATAACCTGTCGATGATGCATCGGCTGGTGTACGGCGAATTACGGCAAACCGAAATGCCCTTTTATATTGCCTTTTTCGTTCTATCAGGGGCCAGCCTGCATCTGGGGGAATTAACCGGTCTGGGAATCCTGGGAACGGCTTATCTGGTTATGCGTCCGGCGGGTAAGTACCTTGGGTCGTACCTGGCGGGGCGCAGATACAAAGCGGAACCGCAGGTAATAAATAATCTCGGAATGGCGCTGTTGCCCCAGACGGGGGTGGCGATCGGGCTGGTTATCACCGTGAGTGAATCTCATCCGGAGATGGGGCGGGTTATCGGGACGGTGATCCTGTCATCAATAATTGTCTATGAGGGTATCGGACCGTTTCTAACCCGACTGGCCCTGTCCCGGGCCGGGGAGATTCATCTTCAGGAGTAA
- a CDS encoding metallophosphoesterase produces the protein MNCFFVSDLHGKIGLYRKLFDIIQRDCPEALFLGGDLLPSGLNQLAEDDIQPDNFILDFIRPQLTRLKTNLSDKFPRIFVILGNDDSRLEETAVMDIENESLWEYIHGKKTALDRFPVYGYAHIPPSPFLLKDWEKYDVSRHVDPGSLSPEAGYRTIPREIQKIRYSTIARDLADLTGDFRLDHSIFLFHSPPYRTRLDRADLDGRMFEHVPLDVHIGSIAVQRFISERQPLLTLHGHVHESSRLTGTWSDRIGKTVCLSAAYDGPELALVRFDPDCPEKAVRELL, from the coding sequence ATGAATTGTTTTTTTGTTTCGGATCTGCATGGTAAAATCGGGCTTTATCGCAAGCTCTTTGATATAATACAGCGCGATTGCCCCGAGGCTCTTTTTCTCGGCGGCGACCTTTTGCCATCGGGCTTGAATCAGCTGGCAGAAGATGATATCCAGCCGGATAATTTTATCCTTGATTTTATCCGTCCACAATTAACCCGATTAAAAACGAATCTGTCCGATAAATTTCCCCGGATATTTGTCATCCTCGGTAACGATGACAGCCGTCTCGAAGAAACCGCCGTCATGGATATCGAAAACGAGAGCCTCTGGGAATATATTCACGGGAAAAAAACGGCTCTGGATCGGTTTCCTGTTTATGGATATGCCCATATTCCCCCCTCTCCTTTCCTTCTGAAAGATTGGGAAAAATATGATGTTTCCAGGCATGTCGATCCCGGCAGCTTATCGCCGGAAGCGGGATACCGAACCATTCCGCGGGAAATTCAAAAGATCAGGTACAGTACGATTGCCCGGGACCTGGCCGACCTGACCGGAGATTTTCGGCTCGACCACTCCATATTTTTATTTCACTCCCCGCCCTACCGGACCAGACTCGACCGGGCCGATCTCGATGGCCGGATGTTTGAGCATGTTCCTCTCGATGTTCATATCGGGAGTATCGCCGTGCAGAGGTTTATTTCGGAGCGACAGCCGCTTCTGACTCTTCATGGTCACGTTCATGAATCTTCGCGCCTTACCGGCACCTGGAGCGATCGGATAGGAAAAACGGTGTGCCTTTCGGCCGCTTATGATGGTCCGGAACTGGCCCTGGTTCGTTTCGATCCGGATTGCCCGGAAAAGGCCGTTCGGGAATTATTGTGA
- a CDS encoding nucleotidyltransferase domain-containing protein yields the protein MSNHKKPVEKLIESLRERAKELNCLYRIEEILREPNEPLDSIFQKVVEAIPPGWQYPDVCQAKIVFEDQVYASPRFFETPWYQSVDIIVHQVVLGKISVYYTEEMPPADDGPFLKEESKLIGTIAERLGSHIMHQQMSTIVQELEGSWKNGASRQEWSVVLKMLRQTDRNLYFNIARKMLNHLCWSGIKEAEEFLHSREGTAFMSNEGLEEDWNQPHQRREIEMTTEFCEGAFRIAAESLQDEQILELVQRWIQEDKLSFLAQVVNRNLALAEVADAIRRYHHIAADDPDIFSPSKIGIHVSLIRRFLSDQLSYVSVAKDYIDVNDFYHLLQKMIFTTESHGKLGGKSAGLYLAAQIIRKKSEELDILKNIRIPRTWHVTSDILLHFMHYNNFDDVVEQKYKGINQVRLEYPHIVQTFKNARFPADIVKGLSVALDDFGKRPIIVRSSSLLEDRVGAAFSGKYKSLFLANQGTKQERLEALMDAIAEVYASTFSPDPIEYRTERGLIDFGEEMGIMIQEVVGKRYGRYFLPAYAGVAFSNNEFRWSPSIRREDGLIRLVPGLGTRAVDRLGNDYPVLVAPGQPGMRVNVTADEVVRYSPREIDVINLETNSFETIPIREFLREVGGEMKGVHNLVSVYQDGHLSQPSGLSIDYDNDKLVVTFEGLIAGTSFVKQIDAILKTLEQRLGYPVDIEFASDGQDFYLLQCRPQSHSDRGKPAPIPKDFPKKQIVFSANRFVSNGRVPDVTHIVYVDPKKYDNLPDYNSMAKVGRVVGKLNKLLPKRQFILMGPGRWGSRGDIKLGVSVTYSDISNTAVLIEIAFKKGNYLPDLSFGTHFFQDLVEANIRYLPLYPDDKGVEFNELFLTRSKNILADFLPEYQSLAEVVRLIDVPSNAEGRILRVLMNADLDEAMGVLVQPSTDTAPIGLVQAEEHHKENYWHWRLRSAEMIASQIDQARFGVAGCYIFGSTKNRTAGPASDIDLLIHFRGSPEQRRLLDSWLEGWSLSLADFNYLRTGYRTGGLLDVHYVTDEDIASKTSYALKIDAVTDAARPLQIGRQPESSQ from the coding sequence ATGAGCAATCATAAAAAACCGGTCGAGAAACTGATAGAATCGCTCAGAGAACGGGCCAAGGAGCTTAATTGTCTGTACCGGATTGAGGAAATCCTTCGCGAACCCAATGAACCGCTCGATTCCATTTTTCAGAAGGTAGTCGAGGCGATACCGCCGGGCTGGCAGTACCCCGATGTCTGCCAGGCGAAAATAGTTTTTGAGGACCAGGTTTATGCCTCGCCGCGGTTTTTCGAGACACCCTGGTACCAGAGTGTCGATATAATCGTCCACCAGGTGGTCCTGGGCAAAATCAGTGTATATTATACCGAGGAAATGCCGCCGGCCGATGACGGTCCGTTTTTGAAAGAGGAATCGAAACTGATCGGGACCATTGCCGAACGACTCGGCAGTCATATCATGCATCAGCAGATGTCCACAATTGTCCAGGAGCTGGAAGGTTCTTGGAAGAACGGAGCCAGCCGCCAGGAATGGTCGGTGGTGCTGAAAATGCTTCGTCAGACCGACCGTAACCTTTATTTCAATATTGCCCGGAAGATGCTCAACCATCTTTGCTGGAGCGGGATTAAGGAGGCCGAGGAATTCCTGCATTCGCGGGAGGGGACGGCTTTCATGTCCAATGAAGGGCTGGAAGAGGACTGGAACCAGCCGCACCAGAGACGCGAGATTGAAATGACCACGGAATTCTGTGAAGGGGCTTTTCGGATCGCCGCGGAGAGTCTCCAGGACGAGCAGATACTTGAACTGGTTCAGAGATGGATCCAGGAAGATAAATTGAGCTTTCTGGCCCAGGTGGTCAACCGGAATCTGGCTCTGGCCGAGGTGGCCGATGCCATCCGGCGGTATCATCATATCGCGGCCGATGACCCGGATATTTTTTCGCCGAGCAAGATCGGTATTCATGTTTCCCTGATTCGGCGGTTCTTATCGGACCAGTTGTCCTATGTCAGCGTCGCCAAGGATTATATTGACGTTAATGATTTTTATCATCTTTTGCAGAAGATGATTTTCACGACCGAGAGTCACGGTAAGCTGGGCGGGAAAAGCGCCGGGCTTTACCTTGCGGCCCAGATAATTCGTAAGAAATCCGAAGAACTGGATATCCTGAAAAATATTAGAATTCCGCGAACCTGGCATGTTACTTCGGATATTCTTCTACATTTCATGCACTATAATAATTTCGATGATGTGGTCGAGCAGAAATACAAAGGCATCAACCAGGTCCGGCTGGAGTACCCCCATATCGTCCAGACGTTCAAAAACGCCCGTTTCCCGGCCGATATTGTCAAAGGATTATCGGTGGCTCTCGATGATTTCGGTAAACGACCGATAATTGTCCGCAGTTCCAGTCTGCTCGAAGATCGGGTGGGCGCGGCTTTTTCCGGTAAGTACAAAAGCCTTTTTCTGGCCAATCAGGGGACCAAACAGGAACGGCTGGAGGCACTTATGGATGCCATCGCGGAAGTCTATGCCTCGACCTTCAGTCCCGACCCGATAGAGTATCGCACCGAACGAGGCCTGATTGATTTCGGCGAGGAAATGGGCATCATGATTCAGGAAGTGGTCGGCAAACGTTACGGCCGCTATTTCCTGCCCGCCTATGCCGGTGTGGCCTTCAGCAATAATGAATTCCGCTGGTCGCCGAGTATCCGGCGTGAAGATGGTTTGATTCGGCTGGTACCGGGTCTGGGAACACGGGCGGTCGATCGGCTGGGGAATGATTATCCGGTCCTGGTCGCTCCGGGACAGCCGGGTATGAGGGTCAATGTCACGGCTGATGAAGTGGTCAGGTATTCACCTCGGGAAATTGACGTCATCAATCTGGAGACTAACAGCTTCGAGACAATCCCCATCCGCGAATTTTTGAGAGAAGTTGGCGGGGAAATGAAAGGGGTCCATAACCTGGTTTCCGTTTACCAGGATGGGCATCTCAGCCAGCCAAGCGGACTGAGTATTGATTATGATAACGATAAACTGGTGGTTACTTTTGAAGGTTTGATAGCCGGGACGTCGTTTGTAAAACAGATCGATGCTATTTTGAAAACTCTTGAACAGCGACTGGGGTACCCGGTCGACATCGAATTCGCTTCCGATGGCCAGGATTTTTATCTACTTCAGTGCCGGCCCCAGAGTCATTCGGATCGGGGAAAGCCGGCCCCGATCCCAAAGGATTTCCCCAAGAAGCAAATCGTATTTTCGGCCAACCGGTTTGTCTCCAACGGCCGGGTTCCTGATGTGACGCATATTGTTTACGTCGATCCCAAGAAATATGATAATCTGCCTGACTACAACTCGATGGCCAAGGTTGGCCGGGTGGTCGGCAAACTCAACAAGCTTCTTCCCAAACGGCAATTCATCCTGATGGGACCGGGACGCTGGGGAAGTCGGGGAGATATCAAACTCGGAGTCAGTGTTACATATTCGGATATCAGCAATACCGCGGTTCTGATCGAGATCGCTTTCAAAAAGGGTAATTATTTGCCCGATCTTTCTTTTGGAACGCATTTTTTCCAGGATCTGGTGGAGGCCAATATCCGTTATTTACCGCTTTATCCGGATGATAAGGGAGTGGAGTTCAACGAGCTGTTTCTGACGCGGTCGAAAAACATTCTGGCCGATTTTCTGCCGGAGTATCAATCCCTGGCTGAAGTGGTCCGGTTGATCGATGTTCCCAGCAATGCCGAGGGGCGGATTCTACGAGTTCTGATGAATGCCGATCTGGATGAAGCCATGGGGGTGCTGGTGCAACCGAGTACCGATACGGCCCCGATCGGGCTGGTTCAGGCCGAGGAGCATCATAAAGAGAATTACTGGCACTGGCGCCTGCGGTCGGCCGAGATGATTGCTTCTCAAATCGATCAGGCCCGTTTCGGGGTGGCGGGATGTTATATTTTCGGCAGTACCAAAAATCGCACGGCCGGGCCGGCCAGCGATATTGACCTGTTGATACATTTCCGGGGTTCGCCGGAGCAACGCCGGTTACTGGATTCCTGGCTGGAGGGCTGGAGTTTAAGCCTGGCCGATTTCAACTATTTGCGGACCGGGTATCGAACGGGGGGTTTGCTTGATGTGCATTATGTGACCGACGAGGATATCGCCTCGAAGACCAGTTACGCTCTCAAGATCGATGCCGTTACGGATGCCGCCCGGCCATTGCAGATAGGCAGACAGCCGGAATCGTCACAATAA
- a CDS encoding Glu/Leu/Phe/Val dehydrogenase: MNDKAFNFYGMAQDQFDRIADMLDLDSGTREFMRQPVREYQFSIPVRLDNGSTRVFRGFRVQHNDARGPCKGGIRFHPQETIDKVRALAMNMTWQCGVVDVPLGGSRGGVICDPHDLSIRVQELICRGWVRQLARVLGPLADIPEIDIMTTPQHMLWMLDEYENIHGGRYPGFITGKPVGQGGSLGRREAPGFGIIYALREALKRINLSPRNTTASVQGFGNVGQHAIRLYNQIGGTVKCVSCWDQYDQISYAYIRKEGIKPDELLKITDDFGGISKDRAQDLGYEVRPGEEWLEQEVDILIPAALEYQITKENAPGINPMVKIIAEGARGPVTPEADRIISERNIFLIPDTLANAGGVICSYFEQVQSNSNYYWTTDEVLGKLDVRMTTAFQDVSELALKKSLNMRDAAHLIGISRVAQACRDRGWV, from the coding sequence ATGAATGACAAGGCTTTCAATTTTTACGGGATGGCCCAGGATCAATTCGATCGTATTGCCGATATGCTTGATCTGGACAGCGGCACCAGGGAGTTTATGCGGCAACCGGTTCGTGAATATCAGTTCAGTATTCCGGTTCGCCTTGATAATGGTTCGACGCGGGTTTTTCGCGGATTCCGGGTTCAACATAATGATGCCCGCGGACCGTGTAAAGGCGGGATCCGTTTTCATCCTCAGGAAACGATAGACAAAGTACGGGCTCTGGCCATGAATATGACATGGCAATGCGGGGTGGTCGATGTCCCGCTGGGTGGAAGTCGGGGCGGGGTTATCTGCGATCCGCATGATCTGAGTATCCGGGTTCAGGAATTGATCTGCCGGGGGTGGGTCAGGCAACTGGCCCGGGTGCTGGGTCCGCTGGCGGATATCCCGGAGATCGACATTATGACGACCCCGCAACATATGCTCTGGATGCTGGATGAATATGAAAATATTCATGGCGGGCGTTATCCCGGTTTTATAACCGGGAAGCCGGTTGGTCAGGGCGGCTCCCTGGGACGGCGGGAGGCACCCGGTTTCGGGATTATATATGCTTTGCGTGAGGCGTTGAAAAGGATTAACCTGTCTCCCCGGAACACCACCGCCAGTGTGCAGGGTTTCGGTAATGTCGGTCAGCACGCCATCCGTCTATATAATCAAATCGGCGGGACGGTTAAATGCGTTTCCTGCTGGGATCAGTATGACCAGATTTCGTACGCTTACATTAGAAAAGAAGGCATCAAACCGGATGAATTGCTGAAGATCACCGATGATTTCGGGGGCATTTCCAAAGACCGGGCGCAGGACCTTGGCTATGAAGTTCGACCCGGGGAAGAATGGCTGGAGCAGGAGGTAGATATTTTGATTCCGGCCGCGCTGGAATACCAGATTACCAAGGAGAATGCCCCGGGAATCAATCCCATGGTTAAAATTATTGCCGAGGGAGCCAGGGGGCCGGTGACGCCGGAGGCTGATCGGATAATATCCGAACGGAATATATTTTTAATTCCCGATACTCTGGCCAATGCCGGCGGGGTTATCTGTAGTTATTTCGAGCAGGTTCAGAGCAATTCGAATTATTACTGGACCACAGACGAAGTCCTCGGTAAGCTTGATGTCAGGATGACGACGGCTTTTCAGGATGTCAGTGAACTGGCCCTAAAGAAGAGTCTGAATATGCGTGACGCGGCCCATCTGATTGGAATCTCGCGGGTTGCCCAGGCCTGCCGGGATCGAGGCTGGGTTTAG
- a CDS encoding YcaQ family DNA glycosylase produces the protein MKIQTGYYKEYMSLPEIPLSIARRMALRAQLFGNNSRLPKGKEGVARIVDKLGYIQIDTIAVIERAHHHTLWTRFHEYTPAMLHDLQAVDRRIFEYWGHAASYLPISDYRFYIPRMHRFVNPGNSWEKERLKKYGHLMKPILERIRSEGPLGSRDFASTGKKRGTWWDWRPAKTALEMLFWRGELMITERRNFSRIYDLTERVLPEQVDTRVPETDELGRFLVRRALDAFGVARLEEICDHLHAAPRETIAQALKQLLDSGEVTGVQIAEDQKVTYYAHTEYLERSGRLRKSKPRLHILSPFDNLIIQRHRTNRLFGFDYSLECYLPAHKRKYGYFVLPILWNENLVARLDVKADRKNQRLILNSLQFEPSFKSFNEMLPALVEKLRRFAAFNNCRDICIKNVSPAKFKREIAGLMTRNCP, from the coding sequence ATGAAAATACAAACCGGATATTACAAGGAATATATGTCCCTGCCGGAAATCCCGTTATCAATCGCACGGAGAATGGCTCTTCGAGCACAGCTTTTTGGTAATAATTCCCGTCTGCCGAAAGGCAAAGAGGGCGTCGCCCGGATTGTGGATAAACTCGGCTATATCCAGATCGATACCATTGCCGTTATTGAAAGGGCTCACCACCACACTCTCTGGACCCGTTTTCACGAATATACGCCGGCTATGCTCCACGATCTGCAGGCCGTCGACCGCCGGATTTTCGAATACTGGGGCCATGCCGCTTCCTACCTGCCGATTTCCGATTATCGCTTCTACATTCCCCGCATGCACCGATTCGTCAATCCCGGCAATAGTTGGGAAAAAGAAAGACTGAAGAAATATGGCCACCTGATGAAACCGATTCTGGAACGTATCCGCAGTGAGGGTCCTCTGGGATCCCGTGACTTCGCCTCAACGGGCAAAAAAAGGGGCACCTGGTGGGACTGGCGCCCGGCCAAAACCGCTCTGGAAATGCTCTTCTGGCGTGGTGAACTGATGATCACCGAACGACGTAATTTCTCCCGAATTTATGATCTGACCGAAAGGGTCCTGCCCGAACAGGTTGACACCCGGGTTCCCGAAACCGATGAGCTGGGGCGGTTTTTGGTCCGCCGGGCTCTTGATGCTTTCGGTGTCGCGCGTTTGGAAGAAATTTGTGATCATCTCCATGCCGCCCCGAGAGAGACAATAGCACAAGCCCTGAAACAGCTTCTGGATTCCGGCGAGGTGACCGGGGTGCAAATCGCGGAGGATCAAAAAGTTACTTACTATGCACACACGGAATATCTTGAAAGATCCGGGCGTCTTCGAAAATCTAAACCCCGGCTTCACATTCTCTCGCCCTTCGATAATCTGATAATTCAGCGCCATCGGACAAACCGCCTTTTTGGATTTGACTATTCTCTCGAATGCTATCTTCCGGCGCACAAAAGAAAATATGGGTATTTTGTTCTGCCGATTCTCTGGAACGAAAACCTGGTGGCCCGGCTGGATGTTAAAGCCGACCGTAAAAACCAGAGGCTGATTTTAAATAGCCTTCAGTTTGAACCATCATTTAAATCTTTCAATGAAATGCTACCGGCCTTGGTCGAGAAACTCCGGCGGTTCGCGGCCTTTAACAACTGCCGCGATATATGCATCAAGAACGTCTCCCCCGCCAAATTCAAACGGGAAATAGCCGGACTGATGACCCGTAACTGCCCATGA
- a CDS encoding ABC transporter permease, whose amino-acid sequence MQITNLLKVAFSSIMKNRMRSLLTSLGIIIGVSAVIIMVAIGKGSQVAIEQQINALGTNLIIVFPGVSSSGGVRQGAGSFNRFTLEDVEKIKEQATLLSGISPVVRSGGQVIGGSSNWYTTIYGVSPDYFTIRNWIVESGEAFTERDVTSRKKVAVLGKTVADELFPDQDPVGKEIRIRNIPFTIIGILASKGQSGMGQDQDDVILAPSTTVLYRLKGRQFVDMINASAASTEVMDQAQEELRLILRDAHRLNEGDADDFTISNQAEITDAVTQTSRTMTLLLGAIAAVSLVVGGIGIMNIMLVSVTERTREIGIRLSVGARGSDVLIQFLSEAVVLSLSGGLVGIILSFAVTYILNQFTTMSAVISPQIIFISVIFSAVVGIFFGYYPARKAAALNPIDALRYE is encoded by the coding sequence ATGCAAATCACGAATCTTCTTAAGGTGGCGTTTTCCAGTATAATGAAAAACCGGATGCGCAGTTTGTTGACATCGCTGGGCATTATTATCGGTGTCAGCGCCGTGATAATTATGGTAGCGATCGGAAAGGGCAGTCAGGTGGCAATCGAGCAACAGATAAACGCTCTGGGAACCAATCTGATTATTGTCTTCCCCGGAGTAAGCAGTAGTGGCGGGGTTCGTCAGGGGGCCGGATCGTTTAACCGGTTCACGCTTGAAGATGTCGAGAAAATAAAAGAGCAGGCCACTTTACTCAGCGGTATTTCGCCGGTCGTACGATCCGGCGGCCAGGTGATCGGCGGCAGCAGCAACTGGTACACGACTATTTATGGTGTATCTCCAGATTATTTTACAATTCGCAACTGGATTGTCGAATCGGGAGAGGCATTCACCGAGAGAGATGTGACTTCACGCAAAAAAGTCGCTGTGCTCGGTAAGACCGTGGCCGATGAATTGTTTCCCGACCAGGACCCGGTTGGCAAGGAAATTCGTATCCGCAATATCCCGTTCACCATAATAGGGATTCTGGCTTCCAAAGGGCAAAGCGGTATGGGACAGGATCAGGATGATGTTATCCTGGCTCCATCCACCACCGTGCTGTACCGTCTCAAGGGTCGGCAATTTGTTGATATGATCAATGCCAGCGCGGCCTCGACCGAAGTCATGGACCAGGCTCAGGAGGAATTGCGGCTGATTCTTCGGGATGCACACCGTCTGAATGAAGGTGATGCCGATGATTTCACCATTTCCAACCAGGCCGAGATTACCGATGCTGTCACTCAAACGTCGCGAACCATGACCCTGCTTTTGGGAGCTATCGCGGCGGTCTCGCTGGTCGTGGGGGGGATCGGAATTATGAACATTATGCTGGTTTCGGTGACGGAGCGGACTCGCGAGATCGGTATCAGACTATCGGTCGGAGCCAGAGGAAGCGATGTTCTGATTCAGTTTCTTTCCGAGGCGGTTGTTCTCAGTTTGAGCGGCGGGCTGGTCGGTATCATTCTCTCCTTCGCGGTGACATACATTCTCAATCAGTTTACCACGATGAGCGCCGTTATAAGTCCGCAGATTATTTTTATATCAGTAATTTTCTCAGCGGTGGTGGGCATCTTTTTCGGTTACTATCCGGCCCGAAAGGCGGCCGCTTTAAATCCGATTGACGCTCTTCGTTACGAATAA